Proteins from a genomic interval of Gadus macrocephalus chromosome 2, ASM3116895v1:
- the si:ch211-195b15.8 gene encoding dual specificity protein phosphatase 8 — MVFCRERERERPPLSLILPHLFLGAERDVTQDSLSARGISYVLSVSRCSPQPSFLPVSQYLRIPIDDSLRDDLLPWIPAALRFIDGAMSSGGAVLVHCAAGISRSPALAVAYIMYSMGLDLDHAYRFVKERRPSISPNFNFLGQLQHFQGSLRQKSTDGNLVIQPLNPPNANHSVPPTAPLPPPGPGLDYQGNLLPAGDTGASARGDPPTDRTEETAQRCSRWGEAPKDPSEAAACALSRKLQTLDLTLNLTPSALTPSEPSGPAPCRKPTPPPAHLHLPIGHASLLEKRRSLTLSLFSTVNAPHAVTTPTPSRPHPATAQTQAHTASVPASQTARVGSAEQYPDPPAEVAVESAAPEAGSQRQRGSASSSCTRSTRPAQAAPQGPAPLGGRAQGKSAGVCPPNQAQSPSQKTANRKETRRGEAARRQLRLPIIPILTPTLTSSTTTTTTIVDQQPSAENKKGSSTLGLEENAVEDQSPLSPLNLTLNKLLGWGERMLLGVLLGPQIKMGQAALPYRC, encoded by the exons ATGGTGttctgcagggagagagagcgcgagcgaccTCCGCTGTCTCTCATTCTGCCGCATCTCTTCCTGGGAGCTGAGCGGGACGTTACGCAG GACTCGCTCAGTGCCAGGGGGATCTCGTACGTGCTGAGCGTGAGTCGCTGCAGTCCGCAGCCCTCCTTCCTGCCCGTCTCGCAGTACTTGCGCATACCCATCGACGACTCTCTGCGGGACGACCTTCTGCCCTGGATCCCCGCGGCGCTGCGCTTCATCG ACGGGGCGATGTCGTCTGGAGGAGCCGTTCTGGTCCACTGTGCAGCCGGCATCTCCCGCTCCCCGGCGCTGGCCGTGGCCTACATCATGTACAGCATGGGGCTGGACCTGGACCACGCCTATAG GTTTGTAAAGGAGAGAAGGCCGTCCATTTCCCCCAACTTCAACTTCCTGGGCCAGCTGCAACACTTCCAAGGCAGCCTCCGTCAGAAGTCCACGGACGGAAACCTGGTCATCCAGCCCCTGAACCCCCCCAACGCCAACCACTCtgtcccccccaccgcccccctgccccccccgggccccggccTGGACTACCAGGGCAACCTCCTCCCTGCTGGAGACACGGGGGCCTCCGCCAGAGGGGACCCCCCTACCGACCGCACGGAGGAAACCGCCCAGAGATGTTCCCGCTGGGGCGAGGCGCCGAAGGACCCCTCCGAGGCGGCGGCGTGCGCGCTCTCCAGGAAGCTCCAGACGCTAGACCTCACGCTCAACCTGACCCCCAGCGCCCTGACCCCCAGCGAGCCCtcgggccccgccccctgccgcAAGCCGACGCCCCCCCCTGCTCACCTGCACCTCCCCATAGGCCACGCCTCCCTTCTGGAGAAGCGCCGGAGCCTCACCCTCTCCTTGTTCAGCACTGTCAACGCTCCCCACGCTGtcaccacacccacacccagccGGCCGCACCCAGCCACCGCCCAGACGCAGGCGCACACCGCCTCTGTTCCAGCTAGTCAGACGGCTCGTGTTGGAAGTGCCGAGCAGTACCCCGACCCGCCAGCAGAGGTAGCTGTTGAGTCGGCTGCACCGGAGGCCGGAAGCCAGAGGCAGCGGGGGTCGGCTTCCTCTTCCTGCACGAGGAGCACCAGGCCGGCCCAGGCAGCCCCCCAAGGCCCAGCCCCGCTGGGGGGGAGAGCCCAGGGGAAGAGCgcaggtgtctgcccccccaACCAGGCTCAAAGTCCTAGTCAGAAGACGGCCAACCGAAAGGAgacgaggaggggggaggcggccAGGAGGCAGCTCCGCCTCCCCATCATCCCCATACTCACCCCcacactcacctcctccaccaccaccaccaccaccatagtcGACCAGCAGCCGTCTGCAGAGAACAAGAAGGGCTCGTCCACTCTGGGCCTGGAGGAGAACGCTGTGGAGGACCAGAGCCCGCTGTCCCCGCTCAACCTGACCCTCAACAAGTTGCTGGGCTGGGGGGAGAGAATGCTGCTCGGGGTGCTGCTGGGGCCCCAGATTAAAATGGGACAGGCTGCTCTGCCGTACAGGTGCTGA
- the rras gene encoding ras-related protein R-Ras: MSNDEERFKLVVVGGGGVGKSALTIQFIQSYFVSDYDPTIEDSYTKICTVDGKETRLDILDTAGQEEFGAMREQYMRSGEGFLLVFALNDRGSYNEIQKFHTQILRVKDRDDFPMVLVGNKADLDQQRAISRDESQGFAREQRIHYMEASAKNRYNVDEAFLEVVRAIRRFQETESPPAPASHTGKQKGGGCPCTLL, from the exons ATGTCTAACGACGAGGAGAGATTTAAGTTGGTGGTCGTCGGGGGAGGCGGAGTGGGCAAGAGCGCCCTGACCATCCAGTTCATCcag TCGTACTTCGTGTCCGACTATGATCCCACCATCGAAGACTCCTACACCAAGATATGCACCGTGGATGGAAAGGAGACGAGACTGGACA TCCTGGACACGGCCGGCCAGGAGGAGTTCGGGGCCATGAGGGAGCAGTACATGCGATCAGGAGAAGGATTTCTGCTGGTGTTCGCCCTCAATGACCGTGGAAG TTACAATGAGATCCAGAAGTTCCACACCCAGATCCTGCGGGTCAAGGACCGCGATGACTTCCCCATGGTGCTGGTGGGGAACAAGGCCGACCTGGACCAGCAGCGAGCG ATCTCGAGGGACGAGTCTCAGGGCTTCGCCCGGGAGCAGAGGATCCACTACATGGAGGCGTCGGCCAAGAACCGCTACAACGTGGACGAGGCCTTCCTGGAGGTGGTGCGGGCCATAAG GAGGTTTCAGGAGACGGagagcccccccgccccggccAGCCACACCGGCAAGCAGAAGGGGGGCGGCTGCCCCTGCACCCTCCTCTAG